From a region of the Thermodesulfovibrio thiophilus DSM 17215 genome:
- a CDS encoding glycosyltransferase family 39 protein yields MEKEILLFFNKTIANSFLDTFMVFFTKEGWILWVPIFLWIIFKYQTIKNYKFIVYLILSLILGFFISDWISLEIKSLIQRVRPCWTEYFRGVVGCTRSYSFPSNHATNAATGATILFLFLRGLKENGSVKINSNLIKILQIYTISLALLISISRVYLGVHWPTDVLGGIILGIIYGYVVFKAVTGLISFKRVFYFTLIVLSLFRIYFILHGPLDLTPDEAHYWEWSRRLDLSYYSKGPMIAYLIAISTWIFGDNSFGVRIFAVVCSFLSSIFVSKITKKFFDEKTGFLSGIIFQFMPIFTTFGVIFTIDSPFILFWIISIYIFLLALENQKKWWLLLGIVIGFGLLTKYTMAFFYLCMFVYLIKGKKFLLPTQFSTENHLKNPYIYFSILISIIVFLPVIIWNIQHDFVTLKHTAGQAHVFDGLKISLNYFLEFIGSQFVVVTPLIFILGLYFIIKPGRLNINLAVKWFLISFSMPVFLFFLVKSIQGKVQPNWAMTAYVPFVIVLSYALKEKFHKKLVLSSIIIAFIFMVANFALPYLNLPAKIDPTARFKGWKELAETVSEIRKELEKNSRVIIFSDKYQISSELAFYLKDKPKVYCIPFGRRMNQYDLWESINSELEYSATTNLNRKTINGIYIVYGEKNSPKPQVSAAFEKCEPEYFTAYKKNVKIKDYTIFKCYNFRGMILSKPESY; encoded by the coding sequence ATGGAAAAAGAAATATTATTATTTTTCAATAAAACAATCGCAAACAGTTTTTTAGACACATTTATGGTTTTCTTTACTAAAGAAGGATGGATTTTATGGGTTCCTATTTTTCTATGGATCATCTTCAAATATCAAACAATAAAAAATTACAAATTCATCGTTTATTTAATACTATCACTGATTCTTGGATTTTTTATCTCAGATTGGATTAGTCTTGAGATAAAAAGTTTAATTCAGAGAGTTCGTCCTTGCTGGACAGAGTATTTTAGAGGAGTTGTTGGATGTACACGTTCTTACAGTTTTCCATCAAACCACGCAACAAACGCTGCAACAGGAGCGACTATTTTATTTTTATTTTTGAGAGGCTTAAAGGAAAATGGTAGCGTTAAAATAAATTCAAATTTAATTAAAATCTTGCAGATATATACGATTTCATTAGCACTTCTTATAAGCATTTCAAGGGTATACCTTGGAGTTCACTGGCCCACAGATGTTTTAGGTGGAATTATTTTAGGAATAATTTATGGTTATGTAGTTTTTAAGGCTGTCACAGGATTAATTAGTTTTAAAAGAGTATTTTATTTTACACTTATAGTATTAAGTCTTTTCAGAATTTACTTTATTCTTCATGGACCTCTTGACCTAACTCCAGATGAAGCCCACTATTGGGAGTGGTCAAGAAGGCTTGACTTAAGCTATTACTCAAAAGGTCCGATGATTGCTTATTTAATAGCTATTTCCACGTGGATATTTGGAGACAATTCATTTGGAGTAAGGATTTTTGCAGTGGTATGTTCATTTTTAAGCAGTATTTTCGTTTCCAAGATAACAAAAAAATTTTTTGATGAAAAAACAGGGTTTCTGAGCGGAATAATTTTTCAATTTATGCCAATTTTTACTACATTTGGAGTTATATTTACAATTGACAGCCCCTTTATACTCTTCTGGATTATATCAATTTATATTTTTCTGCTCGCTCTTGAAAACCAAAAAAAGTGGTGGCTACTACTTGGAATTGTAATTGGATTTGGCTTACTCACAAAATATACAATGGCGTTTTTTTACCTGTGCATGTTTGTTTACTTAATAAAAGGAAAAAAATTTTTACTTCCAACTCAGTTCAGCACGGAGAATCATTTAAAAAATCCATATATCTATTTTTCAATACTAATCTCTATAATTGTATTTTTACCTGTAATAATATGGAACATTCAACATGACTTTGTAACGTTAAAACACACTGCTGGTCAGGCACATGTTTTTGATGGATTGAAAATTTCATTGAACTATTTTCTTGAATTTATAGGAAGTCAATTTGTAGTTGTGACACCCCTGATTTTTATTCTTGGTTTATATTTTATCATTAAACCTGGAAGATTAAATATAAACCTTGCAGTAAAATGGTTTCTTATATCATTTTCAATGCCTGTTTTTTTATTTTTCTTAGTTAAAAGCATTCAGGGAAAAGTTCAGCCAAACTGGGCAATGACTGCCTATGTCCCTTTTGTAATTGTTTTAAGTTACGCATTAAAAGAAAAGTTTCATAAAAAACTAGTTTTATCATCAATTATTATTGCCTTTATTTTTATGGTGGCAAACTTTGCTCTGCCATATCTCAATCTTCCGGCAAAGATTGATCCAACAGCAAGATTTAAAGGATGGAAAGAACTTGCTGAAACGGTTTCAGAAATACGTAAAGAACTTGAAAAAAATTCTCGTGTAATAATTTTTTCTGATAAATATCAGATTTCAAGCGAACTTGCTTTTTACTTAAAAGATAAACCAAAAGTTTACTGTATACCTTTTGGAAGAAGAATGAATCAGTATGATTTGTGGGAGTCTATAAACAGTGAACTGGAATACTCTGCTACAACAAACTTAAACAGAAAAACAATTAACGGAATTTATATTGTTTATGGGGAAAAAAATAGTCCAAAACCACAGGTCTCTGCTGCATTTGAAAAATGCGAACCAGAGTATTTTACTGCTTATAAAAAGAACGTTAAAATTAAAGATTACACAATTTTTAAATGCTATAATTTTAGAGGCATGATATTATCAAAACCTGAAAGTTATTAA
- a CDS encoding NAD-dependent epimerase/dehydratase family protein produces the protein MKALVTGGTGFIGSHLVEALLKDSVEVYCLVRNPLKLRFLKGLNVKIIQGDCSQKESLKKIEWNFDYVYNLSGITKASHPEEFFQSNYTGTKNLIELVAELNQEIKRFVHVSSLAAVGPCINGKPVDENTEPKPVSEYGRSKLLGEKAVQFYIDKVPVTIVRPPAVYGPRDSDFLTFFKMVKIGMVLYFKEGHYSMVYANDLVEGIINASKSARAIGETFFIADSEPYRTNQIVDAISEAIGKKPVRIKIPEIIGKIFIELFQKFDKKSIINTDKLKELSQPCWVCSTEKSEQLLGFKTKTNLKEGMQWTAKWYRINKWI, from the coding sequence TTGAAAGCTCTTGTTACAGGTGGAACAGGTTTTATAGGAAGCCATCTTGTAGAAGCACTTTTAAAAGACAGCGTTGAAGTATATTGTCTTGTAAGAAATCCTTTAAAACTTCGTTTTCTTAAGGGATTAAATGTAAAGATAATCCAGGGAGACTGTTCTCAAAAGGAGAGCTTAAAAAAAATTGAATGGAATTTTGATTATGTTTATAATCTTTCAGGAATTACAAAAGCATCGCATCCTGAAGAATTTTTTCAGTCAAATTATACTGGAACAAAAAATCTTATAGAACTTGTCGCTGAACTTAATCAAGAGATTAAAAGATTTGTGCATGTAAGCAGTCTTGCAGCAGTGGGACCATGCATTAATGGAAAACCAGTGGATGAAAATACTGAACCAAAACCTGTTTCTGAGTATGGAAGGAGTAAACTTCTTGGTGAGAAAGCTGTGCAGTTTTACATAGATAAAGTTCCTGTTACAATTGTAAGACCTCCTGCTGTATATGGTCCAAGAGATAGTGATTTTCTTACATTTTTTAAAATGGTAAAAATAGGCATGGTTTTATATTTCAAAGAAGGACATTATTCTATGGTTTATGCAAATGACCTTGTAGAAGGCATTATCAATGCTTCTAAAAGTGCCAGAGCAATTGGTGAAACCTTTTTTATAGCTGACTCAGAACCATATAGAACAAATCAAATAGTTGATGCTATATCAGAAGCAATAGGGAAAAAGCCTGTTAGAATTAAGATTCCTGAGATAATTGGTAAAATTTTTATTGAACTCTTTCAAAAATTCGATAAAAAAAGTATAATAAATACCGATAAATTAAAAGAACTCAGTCAGCCCTGCTGGGTTTGTTCTACAGAGAAATCGGAGCAGTTGCTTGGCTTTAAAACAAAAACTAATCTAAAGGAAGGGATGCAATGGACAGCAAAGTGGTACAGAATAAACAAATGGATATGA
- a CDS encoding aspartate carbamoyltransferase catalytic subunit gives MKDLVSIKELSRRDIEEILNTTKAFKEVLGRDIKKVPTLRGKTAINLFFEPSTRTRTSFELAEKRLSLDVLNFSVSTSSVVKGETLYDTLKTIESYSVDYVIIRHSASGAAEFVANHTPASVINAGDGTNEHPTQALLDAFSILEVKGRLDNLKIAIVGDVIHSRVARSNLYLLSKFDTEIRFIGPSTLLPTEIPENVKFFYDLKEGLKNVDVVMLLRIQLERQKGAFIPSLKEYFHVWGVKKEVFRYLKQDAIIMHPGPMNRGVEISTEVADSPRSIILRQVTNGIATRMAVIYLLTPKE, from the coding sequence ATGAAAGACCTTGTTTCAATAAAAGAGCTTTCTAGACGGGATATTGAGGAAATTCTCAATACAACAAAGGCTTTTAAGGAAGTTCTTGGAAGAGATATTAAAAAAGTTCCTACTCTGAGGGGAAAAACCGCAATTAATCTTTTTTTTGAACCTTCAACAAGAACTCGCACATCCTTTGAGCTTGCTGAAAAACGATTGAGCCTTGATGTTTTAAATTTTTCTGTTAGTACAAGCAGTGTTGTAAAAGGAGAAACACTTTATGACACTTTAAAAACCATCGAGTCTTATAGTGTTGATTATGTCATCATCAGACATTCTGCCTCTGGAGCAGCTGAGTTTGTAGCAAATCATACACCTGCATCTGTCATAAATGCAGGAGACGGAACAAATGAGCATCCAACTCAAGCCTTGCTTGATGCTTTCAGTATTCTTGAGGTTAAGGGAAGACTGGATAATCTAAAAATAGCAATTGTTGGAGATGTAATACATAGTAGAGTTGCAAGATCAAATCTATATCTTTTAAGTAAGTTTGATACAGAAATACGATTTATAGGTCCTTCAACTTTACTTCCAACTGAAATTCCTGAGAATGTAAAATTTTTTTATGATCTTAAAGAAGGATTAAAAAATGTTGATGTTGTCATGCTTTTAAGGATACAACTTGAAAGACAAAAGGGCGCTTTTATTCCGTCTCTTAAAGAATATTTTCATGTATGGGGAGTTAAAAAGGAGGTATTCAGATATCTAAAACAGGATGCAATTATTATGCATCCTGGGCCAATGAATAGAGGTGTAGAGATTTCAACAGAAGTTGCTGACAGTCCACGTTCAATAATTTTAAGACAGGTTACAAATGGAATTGCTACAAGAATGGCTGTTATATATCTTTTAACTCCAAAGGAGTAG
- a CDS encoding 4Fe-4S dicluster domain-containing protein, giving the protein MPVLIKDTEKCVGCLICVFACGRAHQAVGVESSCIKVRSQGGISRGFSVFVCRGCEDPPCARSCPEDALILRKSGGIIINEAKCNGCGYCVKACLFNAIGWDSIKNKPVVCIQCGECARSCPYNVLEYKRT; this is encoded by the coding sequence ATGCCTGTTTTAATAAAGGATACTGAAAAATGTGTTGGATGCTTGATCTGTGTGTTTGCATGTGGACGTGCTCATCAGGCCGTTGGAGTTGAGAGTTCTTGTATAAAAGTGAGGTCTCAGGGAGGAATATCCAGAGGATTTTCAGTGTTTGTATGCCGTGGATGCGAAGATCCTCCTTGTGCAAGATCTTGTCCTGAAGATGCTTTAATTTTGCGAAAGAGCGGTGGAATAATAATAAATGAAGCTAAATGTAATGGCTGTGGTTACTGTGTAAAAGCATGCCTTTTTAATGCTATTGGCTGGGATAGTATAAAAAATAAGCCAGTAGTCTGTATTCAATGTGGAGAGTGTGCAAGAAGTTGTCCATACAATGTACTGGAGTATAAAAGAACATGA
- a CDS encoding aminotransferase class I/II-fold pyridoxal phosphate-dependent enzyme — MDSKVVQNKQMDMRKDVFEKCFKFTTAYELQKKGVYPYFRVIESAQGPEVIMNGKKLIMIGSNNYLGLTNHPKVKEAAINAIKKYGTGCAGSRFLNGTLDIHIELEEKLAKFMRKESALIFSTGFQVNLGVISSLIGKDDVVIIDKMDHASIVDGCRLSFGEVKRYKHNDIEDLERVLKECNGKPKLVIVDGVFSMEGDIAKLPEVVKLCKKYGARLMVDDAHGIGVLGQTGRGTSEHFGVEEDIDLVMGTYSKSLASIGGFIAGARDVINYIKHFGRAFIFSASPPPASVAAVSAAIDIIENEPERREQLWRNTNKMLKSFRELEFDIGVAETPIIPVIVGEDELAFKFVMMLQEEGIFANVAVSPAVPPGKALIRTSYMATHTDEHLDRVLEAFKKVGKALGVI, encoded by the coding sequence ATGGACAGCAAAGTGGTACAGAATAAACAAATGGATATGAGGAAAGATGTGTTTGAAAAATGTTTTAAATTTACGACAGCATACGAACTTCAAAAGAAGGGAGTTTATCCGTATTTCAGAGTGATTGAGTCCGCTCAGGGGCCTGAAGTAATAATGAATGGAAAAAAGCTGATAATGATTGGTTCAAATAATTATCTCGGGCTGACTAATCATCCTAAAGTAAAAGAAGCTGCAATTAATGCTATTAAAAAATATGGAACAGGATGTGCTGGTTCAAGATTTTTGAACGGAACTCTCGATATTCATATAGAACTTGAAGAAAAACTTGCAAAATTTATGAGAAAAGAATCAGCGCTGATATTTTCAACAGGTTTTCAGGTAAACCTTGGTGTTATTTCGTCATTGATTGGCAAAGATGATGTCGTGATTATTGATAAAATGGATCATGCAAGTATAGTTGATGGTTGTCGTCTTTCTTTTGGAGAAGTTAAAAGATATAAACACAATGATATTGAAGATTTAGAAAGAGTTTTAAAGGAATGCAATGGGAAACCAAAGCTTGTTATTGTGGATGGAGTTTTCAGTATGGAAGGTGATATTGCCAAACTACCGGAAGTTGTGAAACTATGTAAAAAATATGGTGCGAGACTTATGGTTGATGATGCTCATGGAATAGGTGTTCTTGGTCAAACAGGTCGTGGAACATCCGAACATTTTGGTGTTGAGGAAGATATTGATCTTGTAATGGGAACATACAGTAAATCCCTTGCGTCAATTGGAGGATTTATTGCAGGAGCAAGAGATGTTATCAATTATATCAAACACTTTGGTCGTGCTTTTATATTCAGTGCGAGTCCTCCGCCTGCGTCAGTAGCAGCAGTCTCGGCAGCGATAGATATAATTGAAAATGAACCAGAGCGCAGAGAACAACTATGGAGGAATACAAATAAGATGCTAAAAAGCTTCAGAGAGCTTGAATTTGATATTGGTGTTGCTGAAACTCCCATAATTCCTGTAATTGTTGGAGAGGATGAACTTGCTTTCAAATTTGTTATGATGCTTCAAGAAGAGGGAATTTTTGCCAATGTTGCAGTGTCTCCAGCAGTTCCTCCTGGGAAAGCTTTAATCAGAACAAGCTACATGGCAACTCATACAGATGAGCATCTTGATAGGGTTCTTGAAGCATTCAAAAAAGTTGGTAAGGCTTTAGGAGTTATTTAG
- the pyrR gene encoding bifunctional pyr operon transcriptional regulator/uracil phosphoribosyltransferase PyrR, translating to MEKELLNEKEIERILMRITHEILEKNKGADNICIIGIVTGGVYLAKRIKNKIKEIEGIDVPVGSLDISFYRDDISISKKRKEIKPTNIPFSIDGKKVILVDDVLFTGRSVRAAMDALMDFGRPAEIQLAVLIDRGHRELPIMPNYTGKYIPTSRKEKIKLHLKENSGKDSVLLITQ from the coding sequence ATGGAAAAAGAACTTCTTAATGAAAAAGAAATAGAAAGAATCCTCATGAGGATTACCCATGAAATATTGGAAAAGAACAAAGGAGCTGACAATATCTGCATTATAGGGATTGTTACTGGTGGAGTTTATCTTGCTAAGAGGATTAAAAATAAAATAAAAGAAATAGAAGGAATTGATGTGCCTGTAGGCAGTCTTGATATATCATTTTACAGAGATGATATAAGTATTTCAAAAAAACGAAAAGAAATAAAGCCAACTAACATCCCATTTAGCATAGATGGGAAAAAGGTTATCCTTGTTGATGATGTGCTTTTTACTGGAAGATCTGTAAGAGCAGCAATGGATGCTTTAATGGATTTTGGCAGGCCTGCTGAGATACAGCTTGCTGTTTTGATAGATAGAGGGCACAGGGAACTTCCAATTATGCCTAACTATACTGGAAAATACATTCCAACATCACGCAAGGAAAAGATAAAGTTGCATCTGAAAGAAAATTCAGGAAAGGATTCAGTTTTATTGATTACACAATGA
- a CDS encoding NfeD family protein — protein MVKNIFICLIFLCLFISSEASAKEIIVLTVNGVINPPHAEYTVKGIHKAHEKNAEAVIIQLDTPGGLDTSMRIIIKEILNSQVPVIVYVSPKGARAASAGAFITLASHIAAMAPGTNIGAAHPVAIGEKMDKTMVEKITNDAVAYIKSIARQKGRNIEWAEQAVIKSISSTETEALKLGVIDLIADDLNSLIKNVNGMKVKTVRGEVILNTKSANINRIEMNFRERLLNFISDPNIAYILLMIGIYGIIFELSNPGAILPGVIGAISLILAFYSLQTLPINYAAGGLILLGVILFILELKFPSHGVLTLGGIICFILGSIMLFDTANPLFKLSLSVIIPVSIITALFFGVLLRLAYKAHKRKPITGVEGLIGLRGIAKTDIDKRYGMVMVHGELWQAISDDAIKKDEEIIVEEVRGLTLKVRKAY, from the coding sequence ATGGTAAAAAATATCTTTATTTGTTTAATTTTCCTGTGTCTTTTTATTTCTTCAGAAGCTTCTGCTAAAGAAATTATAGTTCTTACTGTAAATGGAGTTATCAATCCTCCACACGCAGAATATACAGTAAAGGGAATCCACAAGGCGCATGAAAAAAATGCAGAGGCTGTTATAATTCAGCTTGACACTCCAGGAGGACTTGACACTTCAATGAGAATTATAATTAAAGAGATATTGAACTCTCAGGTACCTGTCATTGTATATGTTTCCCCAAAGGGAGCTCGAGCAGCCAGTGCAGGTGCGTTTATTACTTTAGCATCACACATAGCTGCGATGGCTCCTGGAACGAATATTGGTGCAGCACATCCTGTTGCTATTGGAGAAAAAATGGATAAGACAATGGTTGAAAAGATCACAAATGATGCTGTGGCCTATATTAAATCAATAGCAAGACAAAAAGGCAGAAATATTGAATGGGCGGAGCAGGCTGTAATAAAAAGTATATCCTCTACTGAAACTGAAGCATTGAAACTTGGGGTTATAGATTTGATAGCTGATGATCTGAATTCTTTAATAAAAAATGTAAATGGTATGAAAGTTAAAACTGTTCGTGGTGAAGTTATTTTAAATACAAAGTCAGCAAATATAAATAGAATTGAGATGAATTTTAGAGAAAGACTTCTTAATTTTATAAGTGATCCAAACATTGCTTATATTCTTTTAATGATAGGGATATATGGAATTATATTTGAATTAAGCAATCCAGGTGCAATTCTTCCGGGTGTAATTGGTGCTATATCCCTGATTCTTGCATTTTACAGTTTACAGACTCTTCCAATAAATTATGCTGCAGGAGGATTGATTCTTCTGGGTGTTATTCTATTTATCCTTGAACTTAAGTTCCCATCTCATGGAGTTCTTACACTTGGAGGTATAATATGCTTTATACTTGGTTCAATAATGTTATTTGACACAGCAAACCCTCTTTTCAAACTGTCTCTTTCAGTGATTATTCCTGTTAGCATTATTACCGCATTATTTTTTGGAGTTTTGTTAAGGCTTGCATATAAAGCTCATAAAAGAAAGCCCATTACAGGCGTTGAGGGGCTTATAGGGTTAAGAGGGATTGCAAAAACAGATATTGATAAACGCTATGGCATGGTAATGGTTCATGGTGAGTTATGGCAGGCTATTTCAGATGATGCAATCAAAAAAGATGAAGAAATTATCGTTGAAGAAGTGAGAGGGCTTACTCTGAAAGTGAGGAAAGCCTATTGA
- a CDS encoding lytic transglycosylase domain-containing protein: protein MKKFAILFFFVILNFSIPCYSEDITPTIKQDEKKEAIIAKDEEFQLLPDTKQSFIEKVEKNISLFSENLKERFSIWLSRSTKYIEKMKEILTEKGLPEDLVYLPLIESGFNVNARSRAKAVGPWQFIESTAKRYGLVIDWWRDERKDPIKSTVAAAEYLKYLYKMFGDWSLALAAYNAGEGRVYRAVNRFGENDYWNLLNTTYLPNETKNYVPKYIAAITIAKQPENYGFDSIKEHESMSYAEINIPSPTDLAVIAKCAQVDVNIIKELNPELKRWSTPMNVQNYTIRIPEEKKDIFMSNFEQIPSKKRFSHDTYIVKKGDTVYKIAKKTGLSTTVLYEMNETEIFKQLKPGTQIMIPPHDKFTPSNEDKFYEKKSVKKTKVAKKKSSSTKNRKKIRR from the coding sequence ATGAAAAAATTTGCTATTTTATTTTTTTTTGTTATTTTAAATTTTTCAATTCCATGTTACTCTGAAGATATTACTCCAACTATAAAACAAGATGAAAAAAAAGAAGCAATAATTGCAAAGGATGAAGAATTTCAACTTTTGCCTGATACAAAGCAAAGTTTTATTGAAAAAGTTGAAAAAAATATCAGTCTATTCTCAGAGAATTTAAAAGAAAGATTTTCTATCTGGCTGTCTCGTTCAACAAAATATATAGAAAAGATGAAAGAGATTCTAACTGAAAAGGGCTTACCAGAAGACCTGGTTTATCTACCTTTAATAGAGAGTGGATTCAATGTAAATGCTCGCTCAAGAGCAAAAGCTGTTGGACCATGGCAGTTTATTGAAAGTACTGCTAAAAGATATGGATTAGTAATTGACTGGTGGCGGGATGAAAGAAAAGATCCGATAAAATCTACTGTTGCTGCTGCAGAGTATTTAAAATATCTATATAAAATGTTTGGTGACTGGTCACTTGCTCTTGCAGCTTATAATGCTGGTGAGGGCAGAGTGTATCGGGCTGTTAATAGATTTGGAGAGAATGATTACTGGAATCTTCTTAATACAACATATTTGCCAAATGAAACCAAAAACTATGTACCCAAATATATTGCTGCTATAACAATTGCAAAACAACCTGAAAACTATGGTTTTGATTCTATTAAAGAACATGAAAGTATGAGTTATGCAGAGATTAATATACCTTCTCCAACAGACCTTGCTGTAATTGCAAAATGTGCTCAGGTGGATGTAAATATTATAAAAGAGCTTAATCCAGAACTTAAAAGATGGTCTACTCCAATGAATGTTCAAAACTATACAATAAGAATTCCTGAAGAGAAAAAAGATATTTTTATGTCTAATTTCGAACAAATACCCTCTAAAAAAAGATTCAGTCATGACACATATATTGTAAAAAAAGGTGATACTGTTTATAAGATTGCTAAGAAAACAGGCCTTTCTACTACTGTGCTTTATGAAATGAATGAAACTGAAATATTCAAACAACTAAAACCAGGAACGCAGATAATGATTCCACCACATGACAAATTCACACCTTCTAATGAAGATAAATTTTATGAAAAAAAGAGTGTAAAAAAGACAAAAGTCGCAAAGAAAAAATCTTCTAGTACCAAAAATCGTAAAAAAATTCGTCGATAA
- a CDS encoding aldehyde ferredoxin oxidoreductase N-terminal domain-containing protein produces MIEKDPIKRVLYIDLTKKKFWIEERPELFSEFIGGTGVAIKLLEENCPPEIHPFSPDNPIIFAIGPLNGVFPIASKTVAMFKSPHTGNLGESHAGGRSALSIRMAGYGAVIIKGKSERPCYISIYSDKVFFRDATTLWGLDEGLSAARLIREREPGAGLRTIIRIGPAGEKLISYACATLETYRHFGRLGLGAVFGSKNLKAVLIAGKRNLPVTDFKEYKQIYIELVKQLRESEKMKKYHELGTPANILPLSFSKGLPVKNLLTNEMQGVENISGELFAAKHLGRRVACAHCPVACVHLAALRKPYEDEPYFYRTIYLSYDYELIYALGSMLGISDSVDILKLIEIVEDMGVDAMSTGVALAWMTEAFQKGIITEKHTEEISPQWGNAEGYIEIVKKIVYSEGEFYKDLGKGVDYVSEKYGGKDFALIYGKNEMPGYHTGPAAHIGYLFGARHSHLDSAGYSIDTKSMTKSITAEQLVENILEEEQWRQIISSLVICFFGREVYTQKMILKCLKLSGYELNDKDLLRIGREIYANKYKFKVNCGFNLENVNLPKRVFEIPSSIGLINKDFTDRAIALLKEKIKSLL; encoded by the coding sequence ATGATAGAAAAAGATCCTATAAAAAGAGTTCTTTATATTGATTTAACAAAAAAAAAGTTCTGGATTGAAGAAAGACCGGAATTATTCTCTGAGTTTATTGGTGGCACAGGTGTTGCAATAAAACTTCTTGAGGAAAACTGTCCACCTGAAATTCATCCTTTTTCTCCTGACAATCCGATTATTTTTGCAATAGGGCCATTGAATGGAGTTTTCCCTATAGCATCAAAAACAGTTGCCATGTTTAAATCTCCTCATACAGGAAATCTTGGTGAGTCTCATGCCGGAGGTAGAAGTGCTCTGTCAATTAGAATGGCTGGATATGGTGCAGTTATAATAAAAGGCAAAAGTGAAAGACCATGCTATATATCGATTTATTCAGATAAAGTCTTTTTCAGGGATGCTACAACTCTCTGGGGACTTGATGAAGGGTTATCAGCAGCAAGATTGATAAGAGAAAGAGAGCCAGGTGCAGGATTAAGAACAATCATAAGGATTGGACCTGCAGGAGAAAAGCTTATCAGCTATGCCTGTGCTACTCTTGAAACATACCGGCATTTTGGAAGGCTTGGTCTTGGTGCTGTATTTGGAAGTAAAAATCTAAAAGCAGTTCTTATAGCTGGTAAAAGAAACCTGCCTGTTACTGACTTTAAAGAGTACAAGCAAATATATATAGAGCTTGTTAAACAGCTTAGAGAGTCTGAAAAGATGAAAAAATATCATGAACTTGGAACTCCTGCTAATATTCTTCCACTTAGTTTTTCAAAAGGACTTCCAGTAAAAAATCTTTTAACAAATGAAATGCAGGGAGTAGAAAATATCTCTGGAGAATTATTTGCAGCGAAACATCTTGGCAGAAGAGTTGCATGTGCTCACTGTCCTGTGGCATGTGTGCATCTTGCAGCTCTGCGTAAACCTTATGAGGATGAGCCCTATTTTTATAGAACCATTTATCTTTCCTATGATTATGAACTCATTTATGCTCTTGGCTCAATGCTTGGAATTTCTGATTCTGTTGATATTTTAAAATTAATTGAAATTGTTGAGGATATGGGAGTTGATGCGATGTCTACAGGAGTTGCTCTTGCTTGGATGACAGAGGCTTTCCAGAAAGGCATTATAACGGAAAAACATACTGAGGAAATATCTCCACAATGGGGGAATGCAGAAGGTTATATTGAAATAGTCAAAAAAATTGTTTATAGTGAAGGCGAATTCTATAAGGATCTTGGTAAAGGAGTTGATTATGTTTCTGAAAAATATGGTGGTAAAGACTTTGCGTTAATATATGGCAAAAATGAAATGCCAGGATATCACACAGGACCAGCAGCACATATTGGATATCTTTTTGGTGCAAGACATAGTCATCTTGATAGTGCTGGATATTCCATTGACACAAAATCCATGACAAAATCAATAACTGCTGAACAATTAGTTGAAAATATTCTCGAAGAAGAACAATGGCGACAGATAATTTCAAGTCTTGTAATATGTTTTTTTGGAAGAGAGGTTTATACACAGAAAATGATATTAAAATGCTTAAAACTTTCAGGATATGAGTTAAATGACAAAGATCTTTTAAGAATTGGTAGAGAAATTTATGCAAATAAATATAAATTTAAAGTAAATTGCGGTTTTAATCTTGAAAATGTGAATTTACCAAAAAGAGTGTTTGAAATTCCATCAAGTATTGGTTTGATAAATAAAGATTTTACAGATAGAGCAATTGCGCTACTAAAAGAAAAGATTAAAAGTTTGTTATAA